Within Kineothrix sp. MB12-C1, the genomic segment CGATAGTTCCTTTGCCCGCCCTGGTATCAACAAGTAATCTCCATAGGCTCCTGTGTCGTTATAATCTATATTTATCAGTGCAGTCTTCCATATGGGGCTGCACAGCAATCTTACACTATAACCGGACAAGGATCCTTTGCTGTTTATCACTAATCAGCGTAGGGATTATCCTTGTCTTTGTTTGTGCTTCGGATTCTCACAGATTACTCTGATTCTTCCTTTTCTTTTAATGATTTTGCATTTTTCGCAAATCGGTTTTACTGATGATCTAACCTTCATGTTAAACCCTCCTTTCAAAAAGACCGTCTTACATTATATCATGGGAAATTGTCAAATGCAAGAGCATTTTATGTGATTCGTCAAGTAACTGTTCGTATCCTTACAATTACTTATCTCTCCAGATAATACGACCCTTCGACAAATCATATGGTGACAACTCCAGAGTTACTCTATCTCCCGGTAAGATACGAATAAAATTCTGGCGCAGCTTACCGCTTATGTGAGCAAGCACCTTGTGTCCATTTTCAAGTTCTACCTGGAACATGGTGTTTGGTAACTTTTCAATTACTGTTCCTTCAATTTCAATTACATCTGCTTTAGACATATGATACCTCCTATGGCTTTCCTTATTTCTTCATTATATATCGGTTGCTTCTTTATCAGTTTCTCTTTTAGAATATCATCGGATTTTTTCTTGATAATCTGAATATGCCTTTTGTTTTTCTTCTTCGGATTTTCCCTTGTTTTATATTTACCATCCGCTAAATATACATATTCATTATCTTCTTCTACTATGATATATATCGTGTCCTTATCGTGGCCTGCTTTCGATATCGCAAACATTCCAAGACGAGTGTCTTCTACTCGTTCCATATCACTAACCTAGCCTTTCTTCTTCCAACCCTCTGCCCTAAAGCAACGTTAGAATCTCCGGCTCACCATCATCGGTGATGAGAATGGTATTCTCATAGTGAGCTGATAACGAACCATCTGCCGTGACCACCGTCCAATCGTCATCCAGCCAATCCACTTCCCAATCCCCCATATTAATCATAGGTTCTATCGCCAAGGTCATACCTGCACGAAGCTTAATTCCCTTGCGGCGCTGTGTGAAGTTCGGAATCTGCGGCTCCTCGTGAAGCTTCGTCCCAATACCATGGCCCACCAAATCCTTAACGATGCCATAGCCAAAGGAAGATACATATTGGTCTATCGCACTTGATATATCATATAGATGATTGCCTGATTTTGCCATTTTAATTCCTTCGAAAAAGCTTTGCTTCGTTACTTCAATCAACTTCTTCGCTTCTTCGCTGATCGTACCGACGGCATGTGTCCTTGCCGCGTCCGAATGATATCCTTTATATATCAAACCTGCATCCAGGCTTACAATATCTCCGTCCTGCAATATGTGTTCGGCATGTGGAATGCCGTGTACTACTTCATCATTGACGGATACGCATATGGATGCAGGGTAACCGTTATAATTTAAGAAATTAGGAACACAACCGTAGCTTCGAATCAGCTTTTCCCCCAGTTTGTCAATATCCAGTGTTGACATTCCCGGTCTAATTGCTTCTCCGAGGCGGGCATGCACTTCTGCAAGCATTTTACCCGCTTTACGCATCAGTTCTATCTCTCTCTCAGATTTAATCGATACTGCCATATTTTAAGCTCCTAAAATCTTTACGATGGACCTGAATACATCCTCCATAGGCTGCGTTCCGTCCACTGTTCTAAGTACGCCTTTTTCACTATAGAAGTCGATCAAAGGCTGTGTCTGATCATGATAAACCTTAAGGCGGTTCAAAACGGTCTCCGGCTTGTCGTCATCGCGAAGAACCAATTCTTTTCCGCATCTATCACAA encodes:
- a CDS encoding KOW domain-containing RNA-binding protein, with the translated sequence MERVEDTRLGMFAISKAGHDKDTIYIIVEEDNEYVYLADGKYKTRENPKKKNKRHIQIIKKKSDDILKEKLIKKQPIYNEEIRKAIGGIICLKQM
- the infA gene encoding translation initiation factor IF-1, whose product is MSKADVIEIEGTVIEKLPNTMFQVELENGHKVLAHISGKLRQNFIRILPGDRVTLELSPYDLSKGRIIWRDK
- the rpmJ gene encoding 50S ribosomal protein L36, with translation MKVRSSVKPICEKCKIIKRKGRIRVICENPKHKQRQG
- the map gene encoding type I methionyl aminopeptidase, whose product is MAVSIKSEREIELMRKAGKMLAEVHARLGEAIRPGMSTLDIDKLGEKLIRSYGCVPNFLNYNGYPASICVSVNDEVVHGIPHAEHILQDGDIVSLDAGLIYKGYHSDAARTHAVGTISEEAKKLIEVTKQSFFEGIKMAKSGNHLYDISSAIDQYVSSFGYGIVKDLVGHGIGTKLHEEPQIPNFTQRRKGIKLRAGMTLAIEPMINMGDWEVDWLDDDWTVVTADGSLSAHYENTILITDDGEPEILTLL